A window from Glandiceps talaboti chromosome 15, keGlaTala1.1, whole genome shotgun sequence encodes these proteins:
- the LOC144446555 gene encoding uncharacterized protein LOC144446555 isoform X1 — protein sequence MANKEDREVYKPIKSSKPTSTCTRCRNHGSIIAYKGHKSICPFKDCNCENCCLIGERRRIHAAQTALRRKQECEKRVADVIESRMTEVNKIKKRKLTERKNGSTNTVIDTNIFSGITDSTNSFYPSGKAESCLLSSADCGDILSSNLDQLCNQGNKKIDSHMLYNWPKIFQNNVLQLSYFFPEHSPELLFRVLEFYSNDIDRAIALLLSGNQSLAHQPCIQNQSNSNTTNGSHQVQLPAVPCTLPTDRFVNLSQLATQQNTVNSTGFASAGLNCQASPIGCVYTLTPPQPDTNIQKYHSHLKPVIPQGTTTQRSLPFSTASTDIVPPSMAISNTNQSFSTDGQNGTTYFFNFDRTNNFQATANFDRTNNFQATANFDRTNNFQTTANFDRTNNMQTTIFDRPSNLLTTFETGEFCALDPSGTPFKPDSVHHHNAAQALVSLATPPGGNKNKSNSSDEDDERCTNSNVKKPITGPGEILYRPSTHESSNVNNLQNEIEP from the exons atggcaaataAAGAAGACAGAGAAGTGtataaaccaatcaaatcatCCAAACCCACATCAACATGCACGAGGTGTAGAAACCATGGCTCAATCATAGCATACAAGGGCCATAAAAGTATATGTCCATTCAAAGACTGCAATTGTGAGAATTGCTGCCTGATAGG GGAGCGACGACGAATCCATGCTGCCCAAACAGCATTGCGTCGTAAACAGGAATGTGAGAAGAGAGTGGCAGATGTGATCGAGTCTAGAATGACTGAAGtcaacaaaatcaaaaaaaGAAAGCTAACAG AAAGAAAGAACGGATCTACAAACACCGTTATTGATACGAATATTTTCAGTGGTATCACAGACTCCACCAACTCATTTTATCCAAGTGGTAAAGCCGAATCCTGTCTCTTGTCATCCGCAGACTGCGGGGACATT CTTTCAAGTAATTTGGATCAATTATGCAACCAAGGCAACAAGAAGATAGACAGCCATATGCTATACAACTGGCCAAAGATTTTCCAGAACAATGTCCTTCAGTTGAGTTATTTCTTCCCAGAACATAGTCCTGAGCTATTGTTCCGTGTGCTAG AGTTCTATTCCAATGACATAGACAGGGCTATAGCGTTACTGTTGTCAGGTAACCAATCACTTGCCCATCAGCCATGTATTCAGAATCAGTCCAACAGTAATACCACCAATGGGAGTCATCAGGTGCAGCTACCAGCTGTACCATGTACGCTACCAACAGATAGATTTGTTAACTTATCTCAGCTGGCCACTCAACAAAATACAGTCAATTCTACTGGATTTGCATCAGCAGGGCTAAACTGCCAGGCCTCTCCTATTGGCTGTGTGTACACGTTGACCCCACCACAACCAGATACGAATATTCAGAAG TATCACAGTCATTTGAAACCAGTCATCCCCCAGGGAACTACCACACAAAGATCTCTACCCTTCAGTACAGCGTCAACCGACATCGTTCCACCAAGTATGGCCATCTCCAATACAAATCAATCATTTAGTACTGATGGGCAGAATGGAACGACCTACTTCTTCAACTTTGATAGGACCAACAACTTTCAGGCCACCGCTAACTTTGATAGGACCAACAACTTTCAGGCCACCGCTAACTTTGATAGGACCAACAACTTTCAGACCACCGCTAACTTCGACAGAACCAACAACATGCAGACCACCATATTTGACAGGCCCAGCAACCTACTGACCACCTTTGAAACAGGAGAATTCTGTGCCTTAGATCCAAGTGGCACACCTTTCAAGCCAGACTCAG TTCATCATCACAATGCTGCTCAAGCCTTGGTTTCCTTGGCAACACCACCAGGTGGAAACAAGAATAAATCAAACAGTTCTGATGAAGACGATGAAAGATGCACAAATAGTAACGTCAAGAAACCCATAACTGGTCCAGGTGAAATTTTATACAGGCCTTCAACACATGAAAGTAGCAATGTTAATAATTTACAGAATGAAATTGAACCGTAA
- the LOC144446119 gene encoding uncharacterized protein LOC144446119 — protein MSTDTLSAENSQHFALNRGVSVSEGSGMMEEDKNPQEPSQMENPRTFRDMVKLCFEQNGMMSSHVDTEGKELYEESEDESYEESSEDCTTDLVSILKESIEAADDVQLGYGHLNSWVPPALYNEDSCSSAPYLKLSLTESTTWLQRLDPNDPFFQDLLRLHDSANYNKSEDGGIDKEGNNNESDVKDTTSCVNTRDSDKDTSKSDDKMDVEEGSVCSKKEDEVNAQIEKDLEEERNKPLQDGGNINLAENPVTSLRNLVNRIPRIFGHLNMSTVLPSPQQVIAMHKEQEAKKSNFYDIPIKKNERKGSSTLEQMLVNKDVPIEDFAKAMQSIGTGHLYSGPAQKQGLLAGFMANKSTDKSQTSVDSDKIEIVISDSEEEDESNIAVQHKDESVVAKQQDDENVVAKQQEDAEIEMDEDVIDVMTFDDNDNSRNMLLGVQKPVEVVLSENEENYDFQPEEQNELEDGEVVDDDSYHRQFDDPSNEISIEATDVDSLLEQFEVTAGHLNLPPTPADSPENAVNKGLEDIVINHHDEKALHHFPKLPLLKSHMPTPPSTPTIAQTATTITSTLSVAQITKKIMPVKRKSTILMEPLSMPAKKARSQPNSCPNSRPTSQPNSRASSPGAKHCTGSVISESEIPYTYQELVIDHDYCQTFPKIEDKIDSGSDRDIAGISSIAAQRYGNKFKIKKKSDASSPAIAQKHLRDCDPKVTSQNMQAQCNSVSGVNEWDSPIYNSEELGSVEEDKPHVTVRYFDKIPEYFTHKLTLAKNDTAEKDKSPEKPFISIEEKSPVKTRRYRKRSSYSYSRSRSRSRSRSYSPSYSSSSSSSRYSRRHRRSRHRRYSYSDSSSRSRSRSWSPSCSRSRSRHHRRRSRSYSYSRSRSRSYSPHYRSSRSRGHRRHRYSRRHRHRRRHYSSYSRSRSRSWSPYRSRSRSRSRSAPRHCSRSPIRRRLGEVKVDKDQKEQWEDRRVVYVGRIEEGITRAYLRERFSRFGEIDKVSVHFRDYGDNYAFITFKYKCDAIACIDRGNSLSNEPHYDLCFGGRRHFCKTNYADLDGKSSVTEKQGGVLDFDSLLKQAQTKIHKY, from the exons GATGAATCTTACGAGGAAAGTAGCGAAGACTGCACCACAGACTTGGTGTCAATTCTAAAGGAATCCATTGAGGCTGCGGATGACGTACAGTTAGGGTATGGCCATCTTAATTCATGGGTTCCACCCGCTTTGTATAATGAAGACAGCTGCAGTTCAGCACCCTATCTCAAG CTATCCCTAACGGAAAGCACTACCTGGCTGCAAAGATTGGATCCCAATGATCCATTCTTCCAAGACTTACTCCGGCTCCACGACAGCGCAAACTATAATAAATCGGAAGATGGTGGAATTGACAAGGAAGGAAATAACAATGAAAGTGATGTCAAAGATACGACAAGTTGTGTTAATACAAGGGATAGTGACAAAGATACTAGTAAAAGTGATGATAAGATGGACGTAGAAGAGGGGTCAGTTTGTTCCAAGAAAGAAGATGAAGTCAATGCACAAATAGAGAAG GATTTGGAAGAAGAGAGaaataaacccttgcaggatgGTGGGAATATTAACCTTGCAGAAAACCCTGTGACGTCCCTACGAAATCTTGTCAATCGTATTCCGAGAATTTTCGGTCATTTGAACATGTCAACTGTTCTTCCATCTCCTCAACAAGTAATTGCTATGCATAAAGAACAAGAGGCCAAGAAATCAAACTTCTATG ATATACCAATTAAGAAGAATGAAAGGAAAGGTTCAAGTACTTTGGAACAGATGCTAGTAAACAAAGATGTACCTATTGAAGACTTTGCTAAAGCCATGCAGTCAATAGGAACGGGGCATCTCTATAGTGGTCCTGCACAGAAGCAAGGACTCCTGGCCGGTTTTATGGCCAACAAGAGTACAGACAAAAGCCAGACGTCAGTGGACAGTGACAAAATTGAGATTGTCATAAGTGACTCTGAAGAGGAAGATGAGAGTAATATTGCCGTACAGCATAAGGATGAGAGTGTGGTTGCTAAGCAACAAGATGATGAGAATGTGGTCGCTAAGCAACAAGAGGACGCTGAAATAGAGATGGATGAGGATGTCATTGATGTGATGACatttgatgataatgataacagtAGAAACATGTTGTTAGGTGTTCAAAAACCTGTCGAAGTCGTACTTtctgaaaatgaagaaaactatgACTTCCAGCCCGAGGAACAGAATGAACTTGAAGATGGTGAAGTTGTCGACGACGACAGTTACCATAGACAATTTGATGACCCATCAAATGAAATAA GTATTGAAGCAACAGATGTTGACAGTCTGTTAGAACAGTTTGAAGTAACAGCTGGTCATCTCAATCTACCTCCAACACCAGCAGACTCTCCAGA GAATGCAGTGAATAAAGGTCTAGAGGACATTGTTATCAACCATCATGACGAAAAAGCCTTGCACCACTTTCCCAAGTTACCCCTTCTGAAATCTCACA TGCCAACTCCGCCAAGTACCCCTACAATAGCACAGACAGCCACAACAATAACTTCAACTCTCAGCGTTGCGCaaataacaaagaaaattaTGCCTGTCAAGAGGAAATCCACTATTCTTATGGAGCCATTATCCATGCCAGCTAAGAAGGCAAGGAGCCAACCGAATAGCTGTCCGAATAGTCggccaaccagccaaccaaacAGTAGAGCCAGTAGCCCAGGTGCTAAACACTGTACTGGTAGCGTGATCTCAGAGAGTGAAATCCCATATACATATCAAGAACTCGTAATAGACCATGATTACTGCCAAACTTTCCCTAAAATAGAGGACAAAATTGACTCTGGTAGTGACAGAGATATAGCTGGCATATCCAGTATAGCTGCACAACGCTATGGAAACAAGTTCAAGATCAAAAAGAAATCTGATGCTAGCTCACCAGCCATTGCACAAAAACATCTGCGAGACTGTGATCCTAAAGTCACGTCACAAAACATGCAGGCACAGTGTAATAGTGTATCAGGGGTAAATGAATGGGATAGTCCAATATATAATTCAGAAGAATTGGGTAGTGTGGAAGAAGACAAACCCCATGTAACAGTGcgttattttgacaaaataccCGAGTATTTTACTCATAAACTTACCCTGGCCAAGAACGACACTGCTGAAAAAGACAAGTCTCCTGAAAAACCTTTCATCTCAATTGAAGAAAAGAGTCCGGTGAAAACCCGGAGGTATCGTAAACGtagttcatattcatattcacgaTCACGTTCAAGATCGAGATCAAGATCCTATTcaccatcatattcatcaagCTCGTCAAGTTCAAGGTACAGTCGACGTCATAGGCGGTCACGTCATAGGCGGTATTCGTACAGTGACTCGTCCTCACGATCAAGATCAAGATCTTGGTCTCCTTCCTGCTCCAGGAGTAGATCACGCCATCATAGACGCCGTTCACGGTCATATTCATactcaaggtcaaggtcaaggtcatacaGCCCACATTACAGATCTTCCAGATCAAGGGGTCATAGAAGACACAGGTATAGCAGACGTCATAGACACAGAAGACGACACTACTCCTCATACAGCAGATCAAGATCAAGATCATGGTCTCCATACAGGTCAAGATCTCGTTCAAGGTCACGCTCTGCACCAAGGCATTGTTCAAGATCACCCATAAG ACGGAGACTTGGTGAGGTCAAAGTTGACAAAGATCAAAAAGAGCAatgg GAGGATCGCAGAGTTGTGTATGTTGGCAGAATAGAAGAAGGAATTACAAGGGCATACCTTAGAGAGAGATTCTCTAGATTTGGAGAAATTGACAAAGTTAGCGTACATTTCAGAGACTATGG AGACAACTATGCCTTCATCACCTTCAAGTATAAATGTGATGCTATTGCGTGTATCGATA GGGGCAACTCATTGTCTAATGAACCACATTATGATTTGTGTTTTGGCGGAAGAAGACACTTCTGTAAGACCAATTATGCAGATCTAG ATGGAAAATCATCCGTCACTGAAAAGCAAGGGGGAGTCCTGGATTTTGATTCACTATTAAAGCAAGCACAgactaaaatacataaatattaa